One genomic segment of Stigmatopora argus isolate UIUO_Sarg chromosome 18, RoL_Sarg_1.0, whole genome shotgun sequence includes these proteins:
- the coa3a gene encoding cytochrome c oxidase assembly factor 3 homolog, mitochondrial yields MADETPKRSDVPFAARIDPNKDNLSREHLHFIKQVELEQWKKKTQKLRTRNVLTGVVIGAAVLGIYGYTFYSVGKERIMDELDEEAKRAQMPKTGAN; encoded by the exons ATGGCAGACGAGACACCGAAGCGGTCCGACGTCCCTTTCGCGGCCAGGATAGATCCGAACAAGGACAACCTGTCGAGGGAACATTTGCACTTCATCAAACAGGTGGAGCTGGAGCAATGGAAGAAGAAGACGCAAAAGCTGCGGACGCGGAACGTGCTGACCGGGGTCGTCATTGGAGCGGCTGTATTGGGAATAT ACGGTTACACATTTTACTCTGTCGGTAAGGAGCGCATCATGGATGAGCTGGATGAGGAGGCCAAGAGAGCCCAGATGCCAAAGACGGGCGCCAACTGA